One Neoarius graeffei isolate fNeoGra1 chromosome 16, fNeoGra1.pri, whole genome shotgun sequence DNA segment encodes these proteins:
- the scin gene encoding adseverin — protein MAVYHKEFEQAGKKAGLQIWRIEKMELVPVPERLHGSFYVGDAYLVLRTVKQKSACFYDLHFWLGNECTQDESTSAAIFTVQLDDYLGGKPVQYRELQGCESTAFTSYFKGGITYKAGGVSSGFQHVITNDLSAKRLFHVKGRHVVRATEAPLDWASFNKGDCFIVDLGATIYQWCGSMCNKFERLKAAQVAAGIRDNERNGRAQIVIVEEGSEPKELIKVLGKKPNLADGDDNDDITADISNRKMAKLYMVSDASGKMQVTLVSEENPFSQSHLLTEECFILDHGKSKMIFVWKGRNANPSERKEAMKTAEGFIKQMGYPANTQIQVLPEGGETPIFKQFFKDWKEKDQSEGLGRVYVTERIARIQQVQFDASKLHESHQMAAQYNMVDDGTGKTQIWRVETGNKKDTKVPIDPKTYGQFYGGDCYIILYTYGKGQIIYTWQGSSSTIDELTASAFLTVELDKSLGGSAVQVRVTQGKEPAHLLSLFKARPLVVYKNGTSRQGGQKPSPSTRLFQVRRNLGTITRISEVDAIAASLNSNDAYLLKVPQGNGYLWVGKGASEEEERGAEYMGELLQCRPQHITEGKEPEAFWNALGGQTKYQTSEKLESKSTVRPPRLFACSNKTGRFIIEEVPGEFTQDDLAEDDVMLLDVWDQVFIWIGADANEVERTESVKSAKAYIDTDPSGRDKRTPIVIVKQGHEPLTFTGWFLAWDSSKWQTRSTN, from the exons ATGGCTGTCTACCACAAGGAGTTCGAACAAGCTGGAAAGAAAGCAGGCCTCCAGATCTGGAGGATCGAGAAGATGGAGCTGGTTCCAGTGCCAGAAAGGCTGCATGGGAGCTTCTATGTAGGGGATGCCTACTTAGTCCTTCGTACAGTCAAACAGAAAAGTGCCTGCTTCTATGATCTGCACTTCTGGTTGG GTAATGAGTGCACTCAGGATGAAAGCACATCTGCAGCCATATTTACAGTACAACTAGATGATTATTTGGGGGGCAAGCCAGTTCAATACCGTGAACTCCAGGGCTGTGAATCCACCGCTTTCACCAGTTACTTTAAAGGAGGGATCACATACAAA GCAGGAGGAGTGTCATCAGGGTTCCAGCATGTGATCACCAATGACCTCAGTGCCAAGCGTCTCTTCCATGTCAAGGGCCGGCATGTTGTCAGGGCTACAGAAGCACCTCTGGACTGGGCCAGCTTCAACAAGGGCGACTGTTTCATAGTGGACCTGGGTGCA ACTATCTACCAGTGGTGTGGCTCAATGTGCAACAAGTTTGAGCGTCTGAAAGCAGCCCAGGTTGCTGCAGGCATTCGTGATAATGAACGTAACGGCCGAGCTCAAATTGTAATTGTAGAAGAGGGAAGTGAACCCAAGGAGCTGATTAAG GTTCTTGGTAAAAAGCCAAACCTTGCAGATGGTGATGATAATGACGACATCACAGCTGATATATCTAACAGAAAAATGGCAAAACTTTACATG GTATCTGATGCCAGTGGAAAAATGCAAGTGACACTTGTATCAGAAGAGAATCCTTTTTCTCAGAGTCACCTGTTGACCGAAGAGTGCTTTATTTTGGATCACGGCAAAAGCAAGATGATCTTTGTATGGAAGG GCCGCAACGCAAACCCCAGTGAAAGAAAAGAAGCTATGAAGACAGCCGAGGGCTTCATCAAACAGATGGGTTATCCTGCAAACACACAG ATTCAGGTGCTTCCAGAAGGAGGAGAGACTCCCATCTTCAAGCAGTTCTTTAAGGATTGGAAAGAGAAGGACCAGAGTGAAGGACTGGGCCGGGTCTATGTCACCGAACGGATTGCTAGGATTCAACAGGTGCAGTTTGACGCTTCTAAACTTCACGAATCTCACCAAATGGCAGCCCAGTATAACATGGTGGATGACGGAACTGGAAAAACGCAG ATTTGGAGGGTGGAAACCGGTAATAAAAAAGACACCAAAGTTCCCATAGATCCAAAGACATATGGGCAATTCTATGGGGGGGACTGTTATATCATTTTATACACCTACGGAAAAGGGCAAATCATCTACACCTG GCAGGGTTCCAGCAGTACGATAGATGAGCTGACTGCTTCAGCCTTTCTCACTGTTGAACTGGACAAGTCACTGGGTGGAAGCGCAGTCCAG GTCCGGGTGACCCAAGGAAAGGAACCTGCACATTTGCTGAGTCTGTTCAAAGCCAGACCTCTGGTTGTGTATAAAAATGGGAcatccaggcaaggagggcagaaACCTTCACCTTCAACCCGGCTATTTCAAGTGCGCAGAAACCTGGGTACAATCACACGCATATCTGAG GTTGATGCCATAGCAGCTAGTTTGAACTCCAATGATGCCTACCTATTGAAGGTGCCTCAGGGGAATGGGTATCTATGGGTAGGGAAAGGGGCAAGTGAAGAAGAGGAACGTGGAGCTGAATACATGGGTGAGCTGCTGCAGTGTCGCCCCCAacatattacagagggaaaggagCCAG AGGCGTTCTGGAATGCTCTGGGTGGACAAACCAAGTACCAGACATCGGAGAAGCTGGAGAGCAAAAGCACAGTACGGCCTCCTCGTCTGTTTGCCTGCTCCAACAAAACAGGAAGATTCATT ATTGAAGAAGTGCCTGGTGAGTTCACCCAGGATGACCTGGCAGAGGATGATGTCATGCTACTGGATGTCTGGGATCAG gTGTTTATCTGGATTGGAGCTGATGCCAATGAAGTGGAAAGAACAGAGTCAGTAAAGTCGG